In the genome of Chaetodon auriga isolate fChaAug3 chromosome 15, fChaAug3.hap1, whole genome shotgun sequence, one region contains:
- the arl10 gene encoding ADP-ribosylation factor-like 10, with amino-acid sequence MVLLRHISIALTAAVAALGSALFIALNFFYKRRIWSPQAEYCTIKEEEEERGKRQVLVLGLDGAGKSSMLQGLTPGEAAAKRGGCRPTRGFNFMSLNAPACQLDFLEIGGGEDLRRYWSDYLRRTHVLVYVVDSSDKSRFPLAKAELHRLLSVEPQLPVVVLGNKQDKPNAVSVSELHEALSLGSVTEDRKLFLLAAQLGSDGALRNSCRGLDTFQDLLLQLV; translated from the exons ATGGTTCTCCTCCGGCACATCTCCATCGCCCTGACCGCCGCCGTGGCTGCCCTGGGTTCCGCTCTCTTCATCGCCTTGAACTTCTTCTACAAGAGGCGGATATGGTCACCACAAGCGGAATACTGCACGATCAAAGAG gaggaagaggagcgtgGGAAGCGTCAGGTCCTGGTCCTCGGTCTGGACGGGGCCGGGAAGAGCAGCATGTTGCAGGGTTTGACCCCCGGGGAGGCAGCGGCTAAGCGAGGCGGCTGCCGGCCCACCCGCGGCTTCAACTTCATGAGCCTCAACGCCCCCGCCTGTCAGCTCGACTTCCTGGAGA TCGGAGGAGGGGAGGACCTGCGGAGGTACTGGTCAGACTACCTGAGAAGGACTCACGTTCTGGTGTATGTGGTGGACTCCTCCGACAAGAGCCGCTTCCCATTGGCCAAGGCTGAGCTGCACCGCCTGCTGAGTGTGGAGCCTCAGCTGCCCGTGGTCGTCCTGGGCAACAAGCAG GACAAACCCAATGCTGTGAGTGTGTCGGAGCTGCATGAGGCCCTGTCTCTGGGCTCCGTGACCGAGGACAGGAAGTTGTTCCTCTTGGCTGCCCAGCTGGGTTCTGACGGAGCCCTGAGGAACTCCTGCCGGGGCCTGGACACCTTCCAGgacctcctgctccagctcgTCTGA